A window of the Salvelinus alpinus chromosome 25, SLU_Salpinus.1, whole genome shotgun sequence genome harbors these coding sequences:
- the LOC139553768 gene encoding zinc finger protein 658B-like isoform X1 has translation MASEVKPVFEENTALGFLYRLMNGAFQDRDSKDSVLSKANDCKDNFSITPPHHAKDKPPLPTLRKVSVILEDCRKLLGDRFRQCEREENGFEASIPLGRSPSRKQPKNRKSSSTSAKPKQQQTSFTIKMHHCKQCGKSFSNYKDLRNHQKVHKGKSYHCSDCGKYFSILSALRVHRTVHTGEKPYSCSECGKNFKHMGSLGEHQLRHIGEKPFSCPDCGKNFITQRYLNKHRRTHTAEKRYPCPDCGRGFTTAGLMKRHRRIHTGEKPYQCSDCGQGFARSEALKSHQLTHNGEKPYSCPDCEMSFSSSAGLKYHQMNHTGEKPYHCAACNKRFKSASSLKSHQRTHTGEKPYQCRDCGTTFSSLSNLKIHQRIHSGEKPYSCPDCGKRFSAASTVKAHQRSHTGERPFPCSHCGKGFTIKAHLVVHMRIHTGERPYHCTVCDATFSSSGPLVRHMRIHTGEKPYNCIHCDKSFKTLHEITGHTRVHTGERPYHCSKCEKKFKGLGDLRKHEHTHTGERVACGQCKKTFASNGGLRLHKMSHTGEKPHHCTVCGKRFVSTFLLKTHHRVHSGEKPYSCSDCGKMFSQLANLWTHQRMHTREKL, from the exons GATTGTAAGGACAACTTCAGCATAACTCCGCCCCATCACGCAAAAGACAAACCACCCCTGCCGACTCTTAGAAAGGTTTCAGTGATACTGGAGGACTGCAGGAAATTACTGGGAGACCGTTTCAGACAATGTGAAAGAGAGGAGAATGGATTTGAGGCTTCAATTCCTCTTG GACGGAGCCCTAGCCGCAAACAGCCGAAGAACAGAAAGAGCTCCTCTACATCAGCGAAGcctaaacaacaacaaacatctTTCACAATTAAGATGCACCACTGTAaacagtgtgggaagagttttagtaaTTATAAAGATCTAAGGAATCATCAGAAAGTGCACAAAGGGAAGTCCTaccactgctctgactgtggaaagtaCTTTTCTATCTTAAGTGCTTTGAGAGTACATCGGACAGTTCATACGGGAGAGAAACCTTACTCGTGCTCTGAATGTGGGAAGAATTTTAAGCACATGGGAAGCCTAGGAGAACATCAGCTAAGACACATTGGAGAAAAACCCTTTAGCTGCCCTGACTGTGGAAAGAACTTTATAACACAACGTTATCTGAATAAACATCGGCGAACTCATACCGCTGAGAAGCGATACCCCTGTCCTGACTGTGGGAGAGGCTTCACTACGGCAGGACTTATGAAAAGACACAGAAGAATCCATACTGGTGAGAAGCCATACCAGTGCTCTGACTGTGGGCAAGGCTTTGCCAGATCCGAGGCATTGAAATCTCACCAGCTTACTCATAATGGAGAAAAACCTTATTCTTGCCCTGATTGTGAGATGAGTTTCAGCTCATCAGCGGGCCTGAAGTATCATCAAATGAATCATACTGGAGAGAAGCCCTACCACTGTGCAGCCTGTAATAAGAGATTCAAGTCAGCTTCAAGCTTAAAGTCTCATCAGAGGacgcacactggagagaaaccttaccaGTGTCGTGACTGTGGGACAACATTCTCCAGTCTCAGTAATTTAAAAATACACCAGCGCATTCAttctggagagaagccttactcttgCCCTGACTGTGGAAAAAGATTTTCTGCAGCATCCACTGTAAAAGCACACCAGCGGTCACATACTGGTGAAAGACCTTTTCCATGCTCTCATTGTGGGAAGGGCTTTACCATAAAGGCACATCTTGTGGTACACATGCGcatacacactggagagaggcCCTACCACTGCACTGTCTGTGATGCAACCTTCTCCTCTTCAGGTCCCTTGGTGAGACACATGAGAATACACACTGGGGAGAAACCTTATAACTGCATTCATTGTGACAAGAGCTTCAAAACCTTGCATGAAATTACTGGTCATACAAGGGTGCATACAGGAGAGAGACCTTACCACTGCTCTAAGTGTGAGAAGAAGTTCAAGGGCCTGGGAGACTTGAGAAAGCATGAGCACACGCATACTGGAGAAAGAGTAGCATGTGGTCAGTGTAAGAAGACCTTTGCCTCCAACGGAGGATTAAGGTTACACAAAAtgtcacacacaggagagaagccccACCACTGCACTGTCTGTGGGAAGAGATTTGTATCAACGTTTCTTCTGAAAACACACCATAGAGTGCAcagtggagagaagccttacagttgctctgactgtgggaaaatGTTTTCCCAACTGGCTAACTTATGGACCCACCAGCGCATGCATACTAGGGAGAAACTGTAA